One Mobula hypostoma chromosome X2, sMobHyp1.1, whole genome shotgun sequence genomic window carries:
- the LOC134341044 gene encoding uncharacterized protein LOC134341044, which produces MSRNQLESRPVLGPQLFTIYINDLDEGIKCSISKFVDDTKLGGCVSCEEDTKRMQGDLDRFGEWANSWQMQFNVDICEVIHFGGKNRKTDYYLNGGRLGKGEVQRDLGVIVHQSLKVGMQVQQVVKKANAMLAFIARGFEYRSREVLLQLYKALVRPHLEYCVQFWSPNLRKNILAIEGVQRRFTRLIPGMAGLSYDERLDRLVLYSLEFRRSRGDLIETYKIPKGLDRLDAGRLFPMLGKSRTRGHSLRIEGKPFRAEIRKNFFTQRVVNLWNSLPQETVEVSSLAIFKRELDMALVAKGIRGYGGKAGTGF; this is translated from the coding sequence atgtcaagaaaccaactagagagcaggccagtgctgggaccccagttgtttacaatatatattaatgacttagatgagggaattaaatgcagcatctccaagtttgtggatgacacgaagctgggcggctgtgttagctgtgaggaggatactaagaggatgcagggtgacttggataggttcggtgagtgggcaaattcatggcagatgcaatttaatgtggatatatgtgaggttatccactttggtggcaagaacaggaaaacagattattatctgaatggtggccgattaggaaaaggggaggtgcaacgagacctgggtgtcattgtacaccagtcattgaaagtgggcatgcaggtacagcaggtggtgaaaaaggcgaatgctatgctggcatttatagcaagaggattcgagtacaggagcagggaggtactactgcagttgtacaaggccttggtgagaccacacctggagtattgtgtgcagttttggtcccctaacttgaggaaaaacattcttgccatagagggagtacaaagaaggttcaccagattgattcctgggatggcaggtctttcatatgatgaaagactggatcgacttgtcttatactctctggaatttagaagatcgaggggggatcttattgaaacgtataagatcccaaagggattggacaggctagatgcaggaagattgttcccgatgttggggaagtccagaacgaggggtcacagtttgaggatagaggggaagccttttagggccgagattaggaaaaacttcttcacacagagagtggtgaatctgtggaattctctgccacaggaaacagttgaggtcagttcattggctatatttaagagggagttagatatggcccttgtggctaaagggatcagggggtatggagggaaggcaggtacagggttctga